One Ignavibacteriales bacterium genomic window carries:
- the rny gene encoding ribonuclease Y, giving the protein MEIYILVPMVVVLCGVMVYAGWYLNIRMGQSKIGSAEERAKRIIEEAEKDGNTLKREKLLEAKDEWYKRKKEFESEAQSKRNKMQAFEKQLISREENVDRKLDLLSKKELSLQGLEKELSEKRKRFDEKDKELTRLVGEENVRLERISGITREEAKKQLADNLIETVKSESAQMMKELRDKAKEDAKREAQKLIVQAIQRTAADHTVETTVSVLNLESDEMKGRIIGREGRNIRAFEAATGVDVIVDDTPEAVILSGFDPFRREVARVSLERLIADGRIHPARIEEVVEKVKKELEEETVRTGENALLEVGLHGAHAEIVKHVGRMKYRSSYGQNLLQHSIEVSFLSGIMAAELNLDATLAKRGGLLHDIGKTIDRSVEGPHALLGFELCKKYNEHPIVSNAVGSHHEDIPMEHAIAALVQAADAISGARPGARRESVEWYVKRLEKLESMAKSFNGVVNTYAIQAGREIRVICNHDLLDDAAADQLSHEIANKIQQEMEYPGQIKVTVIREFRSVAFAK; this is encoded by the coding sequence ATGGAAATCTACATCCTTGTACCGATGGTTGTTGTGTTGTGCGGTGTGATGGTCTACGCCGGCTGGTATCTGAACATCAGGATGGGACAGAGCAAGATCGGCAGCGCCGAAGAACGCGCGAAACGGATCATCGAAGAAGCGGAAAAAGACGGGAATACGCTCAAACGGGAGAAACTGCTTGAGGCGAAAGACGAATGGTACAAGCGAAAAAAGGAGTTCGAGAGCGAAGCTCAGTCCAAGAGAAACAAGATGCAGGCCTTCGAAAAACAGCTCATTTCCCGTGAAGAGAACGTTGATCGAAAACTGGACCTGCTGAGCAAAAAAGAATTGTCATTGCAGGGCCTTGAAAAGGAACTTTCAGAGAAGCGCAAAAGGTTTGATGAGAAGGACAAGGAGCTCACCAGGCTCGTTGGCGAAGAAAACGTGCGGTTGGAGCGGATTTCAGGCATAACCCGCGAGGAAGCCAAGAAACAGCTGGCTGACAACTTGATTGAGACCGTGAAGTCCGAATCTGCCCAAATGATGAAAGAACTGCGCGACAAGGCAAAAGAGGATGCCAAGCGGGAAGCGCAAAAGCTCATTGTTCAGGCAATTCAGCGAACAGCTGCGGACCACACGGTAGAAACGACAGTCAGCGTTCTCAACCTCGAGAGTGACGAAATGAAGGGCCGGATCATTGGCCGAGAAGGGCGAAACATCCGTGCCTTTGAAGCTGCTACCGGCGTAGATGTTATCGTAGATGACACACCTGAAGCCGTTATCCTGTCAGGGTTTGACCCGTTTCGGCGAGAAGTTGCGCGAGTATCTTTGGAGCGGCTGATAGCTGACGGTCGCATCCATCCGGCGCGGATTGAAGAAGTCGTGGAGAAGGTCAAGAAGGAGTTGGAAGAGGAAACAGTCCGGACTGGCGAGAACGCACTCCTCGAAGTTGGGTTGCACGGTGCACATGCCGAGATCGTGAAGCATGTCGGAAGAATGAAGTACCGGTCCAGCTACGGCCAAAACCTGCTTCAACACAGCATCGAAGTGTCCTTTCTGAGCGGCATCATGGCTGCTGAGCTGAACCTTGATGCCACCCTGGCAAAAAGGGGGGGATTGCTCCATGACATCGGAAAGACGATCGATCGCAGCGTCGAGGGGCCTCATGCCCTTCTCGGATTCGAGCTCTGCAAGAAGTACAATGAGCATCCAATCGTCTCCAATGCCGTTGGTTCCCACCACGAAGATATCCCGATGGAGCATGCGATTGCTGCGCTCGTGCAGGCCGCCGATGCTATTAGTGGTGCGAGGCCCGGTGCACGTCGTGAATCAGTAGAATGGTACGTGAAGCGGCTGGAAAAGCTCGAATCGATGGCGAAATCGTTCAATGGCGTGGTCAATACTTATGCTATTCAAGCTGGCAGGGAGATTCGCGTGATCTGCAATCACGACCTCCTCGATGATGCGGCGGCGGACCAATTGTCGCACGAAATTGCCAACAAGATCCAGCAGGAGATGGAATACCCGGGTCAGATCAAAGTGACTGTCATTCGGGAATTCCGCTCCGTCGCATTTGCGAAATAG
- the coaE gene encoding dephospho-CoA kinase (Dephospho-CoA kinase (CoaE) performs the final step in coenzyme A biosynthesis.) produces MGHILRIGVTGGIGSGKSLVCSTFSRLGVPVLSADKIAKELMSGNATLRKALLTLLGSSTYRSNGELNRQYVASTIFSNPALHGKVNALVHPRVEAEVGKRFVKLEKAGVRLGIVEAALIYEAGFDKHLDYVIVVDAPEADRIRRVVRRDKLTAVDVRKRIRSQQSTQSKLRKADYVVRNNGSIDDLKVSVEFLLSILENIAGTL; encoded by the coding sequence TTGGGTCATATTCTCCGAATTGGTGTAACCGGTGGAATCGGAAGCGGGAAATCGCTTGTCTGTTCCACGTTCTCCCGCCTCGGCGTCCCCGTCCTCTCCGCTGATAAGATCGCAAAGGAACTGATGAGCGGCAACGCAACGTTGCGGAAGGCGCTCTTGACGCTGCTTGGTTCCTCCACCTATCGTAGTAACGGCGAGCTCAATCGCCAGTACGTCGCGTCAACAATCTTCTCGAATCCAGCTCTACACGGTAAGGTCAATGCTCTTGTACACCCACGAGTTGAAGCTGAAGTCGGAAAGCGGTTTGTGAAGCTGGAGAAGGCAGGAGTCCGGCTCGGTATCGTTGAGGCTGCACTGATCTACGAGGCAGGATTTGACAAACACCTTGACTATGTGATTGTTGTTGACGCTCCTGAGGCTGATCGGATTCGACGGGTCGTTCGCCGCGACAAGCTCACCGCTGTCGATGTCCGGAAACGGATTCGGTCGCAACAGTCGACACAGTCGAAGCTCCGCAAGGCGGATTACGTCGTTCGTAACAACGGATCGATCGATGACCTAAAGGTGTCGGTCGAATTTCTTCTTTCAATCCTGGAAAACATCGCAGGGACTTTATGA
- a CDS encoding aspartate aminotransferase family protein, with protein sequence MSEELNMFQKEDKYFFHTYKRLGLDIERGEGVYLYAKDGKRYLDFFGGLAVNALGYNHSGINKAIIDQVKKYIHLSNYYVQEPQVKLAERVIKASGFKRIFFGNSGTEAVEGAIKVARKWGKTNGKTELIGLTNSFHGRTMGALSLTERQKYREGYEPFLQNVSHVGYNDVAQLREAVNDKTLGVILEFIQGEGGVFVVSPEFAAALNEMRQKFGFLIIADEIQSGIGRTGKFFAFEHFGVRPDIVVIAKAIGGGLPLGAFLGDDRVADVLSYGMHGTTFGGNPVACAAGNAVLDEVLDKGLMQKAGETGEYLRKRFLDLKTKFPAFIQDVRGHGCMLGVDLTQDGQPVVDQLQERGILVNCTHQTVLRFLPPYIVTQEHCDTMLEELGDVLSGILK encoded by the coding sequence ATGAGCGAAGAGCTGAACATGTTTCAGAAGGAAGACAAGTACTTCTTCCACACATACAAAAGGTTGGGGCTTGACATCGAGCGGGGAGAAGGTGTTTATCTCTACGCGAAAGACGGAAAGCGATATCTCGACTTCTTCGGCGGTCTTGCCGTTAATGCGCTCGGATACAATCATTCTGGTATCAACAAGGCGATCATTGATCAGGTCAAAAAGTACATCCACCTCTCGAACTACTACGTTCAAGAACCGCAGGTAAAGCTTGCTGAGAGAGTGATCAAGGCGTCGGGATTCAAGCGCATATTCTTCGGTAACAGCGGAACTGAAGCTGTGGAAGGAGCCATCAAGGTTGCACGCAAATGGGGGAAGACGAACGGCAAGACCGAACTGATCGGCCTGACAAACTCCTTCCACGGACGGACTATGGGAGCGCTCTCTCTCACGGAACGCCAGAAATACCGTGAGGGATATGAACCGTTCCTCCAAAATGTATCGCATGTCGGATACAATGACGTGGCTCAACTCCGGGAAGCGGTCAATGACAAGACGCTGGGTGTGATTCTTGAGTTCATCCAGGGTGAGGGAGGAGTATTTGTAGTCAGCCCGGAGTTCGCGGCGGCGTTGAACGAAATGAGACAGAAGTTCGGTTTTCTTATTATCGCCGATGAAATTCAGTCGGGCATCGGGCGGACGGGAAAATTTTTCGCGTTCGAGCACTTCGGCGTTCGTCCTGATATTGTGGTGATCGCTAAAGCGATCGGAGGCGGTTTACCTCTTGGTGCGTTTTTGGGCGACGATCGTGTCGCCGATGTGCTCTCCTACGGTATGCATGGTACCACGTTTGGCGGAAACCCTGTGGCATGCGCTGCCGGAAACGCCGTCCTCGATGAGGTCCTTGACAAAGGACTTATGCAGAAAGCCGGAGAGACGGGTGAGTATCTGAGGAAGCGTTTCTTGGACTTGAAGACGAAATTTCCTGCGTTCATACAGGATGTACGAGGCCATGGATGCATGCTTGGAGTCGATCTCACGCAAGATGGCCAGCCTGTCGTCGATCAATTGCAAGAGCGGGGGATACTGGTCAATTGCACACATCAGACGGTCTTGCGTTTCTTGCCCCCCTACATTGTGACACAAGAGCATTGCGATACGATGCTCGAGGAACTTGGAGATGTCCTGAGCGGCATCCTGAAGTAG
- a CDS encoding outer membrane beta-barrel protein, with translation MKIRWFVCILTLSLAGASLAPGQFQIAVGPAVGGNYNEHTGTELPGKATGVGVIIGGQANLSFTGSIGLLATISFDNRIGKITYSGTDGVIDYSSDASVTVAYLSIEPLFRYTLPNRPFYFVTGPSIGFPVQGKSETTTQILTPGYSFSNGYAVQTVNTGIEDMKVRFEWKIGGGYVFQIDKKTAVSMHLVYSRGFTDIVDKLDWRVNSISFLGSFQFTLGK, from the coding sequence ATGAAGATCAGATGGTTCGTTTGCATTCTGACGCTTAGCCTTGCCGGAGCTTCACTTGCACCAGGACAGTTCCAAATTGCCGTGGGTCCCGCGGTGGGGGGAAACTATAACGAGCATACAGGAACGGAACTCCCGGGAAAGGCAACTGGGGTGGGTGTCATAATTGGCGGACAGGCGAATCTCTCTTTCACAGGGTCCATTGGATTGCTCGCGACGATATCGTTCGACAACAGAATTGGGAAGATCACGTACTCGGGGACGGACGGAGTAATCGACTATTCATCCGACGCATCCGTGACGGTTGCCTATCTTTCGATCGAGCCTCTTTTCAGATACACGCTCCCGAACCGGCCATTCTATTTCGTTACCGGACCGAGTATTGGATTTCCCGTACAGGGGAAGTCTGAAACGACAACCCAAATTCTTACTCCTGGTTACAGTTTCTCTAATGGCTATGCTGTCCAGACTGTAAACACAGGAATCGAGGACATGAAAGTTCGCTTCGAGTGGAAGATCGGCGGGGGGTATGTTTTTCAGATCGACAAAAAGACCGCTGTGAGCATGCATCTCGTGTACAGCCGGGGATTTACAGATATTGTGGACAAGCTTGATTGGCGGGTGAACTCGATATCGTTCCTGGGCAGTTTTCAGTTTACGCTCGGCAAATAG